CGACGCCGGTCCGTGCGGGCCAGCACCGCCGCGCGCAGCGCCGTCAGGTCGTTTGGCATGCGTACAACCCCCTCGTTCGGATATAATCGAACACGCCGGCCGGCAGCAGCGCCGCTCCCTCGCCCCGGACCAGCTGCACGCGCAACGCAGATGAGGAGATCTCGACGGGTGTGTGCGGCACGATATTCACCGCGGCGTCAAAACGGTGTGTCAAAAACGCGGCCGTCTCCGCCACCGCCCGCTCCTGCCCGGCGGCGCGGACCAGTACGGCGATACGGGCCAGCGCAAAGATCTCCTCCGGCCGCCGCCATGTGGGCAGCATCAAAAACATGTCCGCTCCCACGATGAGCCACAGCCGCCCGGACGGCGACGCCGCGCGCAGATGCCGCAACGTGTCCGCCGTGTAACTGACCTCCGGCCGGCTGAGCTCCCAGTCGGAGACCGCCACCCCCGGCAGCGAGGCAAAGGCGAGGCGCGCCATCGCGAGGCGGTCCTCCGGCGACGCCTGGGTCCGGTCCTTGTGCGGCGGCCGTCCGGTC
The genomic region above belongs to Oscillospiraceae bacterium and contains:
- the nadD gene encoding nicotinate (nicotinamide) nucleotide adenylyltransferase, which translates into the protein MTGDVGLFGGTFDPPHVGHVRLLEAAVPALAPARILVMPTGRPPHKDRTQASPEDRLAMARLAFASLPGVAVSDWELSRPEVSYTADTLRHLRAASPSGRLWLIVGADMFLMLPTWRRPEEIFALARIAVLVRAAGQERAVAETAAFLTHRFDAAVNIVPHTPVEISSSALRVQLVRGEGAALLPAGVFDYIRTRGLYACQTT